The stretch of DNA ATCAGGGCAGCACATAAAAAAATTATGGGCACCGagtttagaaatttaagattttGTTGTAAGTTgtgatcattttaaatgtttttaagcacttctttattcagatgtcattaataatttaaaacatgttaaCTACATATAACAGGTTATGCAAGTACAGGAATTGCTTTTCTGGTATAAAACTAAtagttctgttatttttattttatgtttttaagaacAGTTTTTCCTTAACCATTTCAGACAATCGAGTACtagattaattaattgctttatAATGATCCCTGTTTATGCAGACACCGGTGAAACTGATTGGTATGTACCTTCGCTGGAAAAGGTGCATTGACCATCGTTAAAGGTCTGTAACTGTTGTCTGTAGAATGATTTTGAAACTCTTCTAAAGGCACAGGGAGGCTAAGGACCTGTAAATTCAGGTGATGCCAAATTCTGTGTGTTACTTAGGCTGTTGAataatggtttattccatgctgtgtGGTGGGGCTCCAGTTTTTCTGAAGGGTGTTACCCACACGCTATGAAAGGCCTTTTTATGCTGATGAAATTCATGATTTCAGGCACTACACCCTGCCTCTGCATAACTAATCTGGTCCCCTGTGCAGACTGCCTGAACCAAATATCTGTTTTAAACATCTTGGGTTATTTTGAGGCTATACAGCAGGCTTTGCAACTACAGAAATTGCTTTTCTTGCCTTCTTAGGTTACAGTGTTTTGGAACACTAGATCATTTTGGGCACAGTGGCAGCAGATTTACCATATGTGGAGAAATTGTACTTGAACTTACAGATCACTAAGGAAATGAGTTTTGAAAGAATTTCACAGTAATTTGCTTAAGTACCATTTTCCCTTATGGGGCTAATTCGTGTTATATTTAGTTGGAAGCAGTATTTTTCATCAGTTTCATATTTCCTGAAAGTATCGTAGCAAAACAAAGATGGTTATTAAATGCTGTACTGGTTACTAACTGTTTTATTATTCAGAGGTCTACAATTTTTGTATGCAATGCAAATTACGATGTCATTTGAATGAAATGACCATCTCGTAGAGTGTTCCTCCTTCATTTCCTCTGAAGTTGCTGTAGACATGGTGCTGAATGATTATCAAAGAAGATGGTCAGAATGCATTCATTTGGTTTTAATTGTGCAGGGGGCAGGAGGGTtggaattaaaatattcttaccTGGTCAATTTTAATGTGCTCTAGCACTGAATGTTCAATACGTAATGCAACAGCAGGAAGATAAGAGGTTTCATTAAAACTCTGATACTGAATATCTGGCTGTGTAATTTGACCGTGTTTGTTATTGTTAATTGACAAGGGTGCAAGTACTAGATAATCCAATGGTTAAAGTTGGCAAACAAGGGTAGTCTCTTCTATCAAATACATGTTTACAGAATGTTTACAATAATTCAGTAAACTTAAAGGATATATATTCTCTGTTTTACAATCCTTAAAAGCTTAGGTATATAAAGCCAGGGTTAAACTGTAGCATGGCGGGGAAACTCTGAAGTGGAAGTAAAACATAGGTTTTCCTGTGCTGTTCTTTCAGGTGTATCATCTTTGGCCCTCTGATGAATGTTGATTGGTGGCCTTTGAAGCATTTGGAGTTCACCTCTATAATAAAGTGCTCTGTCCAACAGGGTTTGAGATGCTGTAGATGTGTAGATATCAACTACTTTGAGAACTTTTATGTTTCATTGCTCTCTTGCATAATTGGAGGTGTTAGGTGAATTACTAAGAAAAGATTGGAGaatatttcatttcatatttGTAGGTTTCAGTCTTTGCATTAAACCTTAGTAACATTacatattttgtaaaatatctAGTTTTGGGAGAATAATCTGGATAATCTGATTCCATCTTCTGTGCTTAAATAAATGCATGTTATCAGAAGCCATTTCTGTTTATGTAGTCTCTACAGAATTTTAAACCAAAGTCCATTTCTGTTTATGTAGAAATGAAATGAAGTGAAATAGTCATTCTGTAGATTGTTTGGCACAGGATTAGCTGTTCACGAGAATCTACATAAGAAGATAGTCATTTTTCAGATGATCCTATTATGGCCATTTGTCCACCCAATGTTTTTAACACTTAGAGCTGTTCTTTTCAGTTTATTTACTGGATCGGAGGGGAAACCTCTGTTTACAGGTTTATAGAGCCAATAAGTAGCGTTACTTTTGTctgaataaatgcatttttaaaaattttctgtttctgatcCGATTcttgttttatacagtaattaattgtttttttctttcctcttcaGGGAAATGAAGCAAGTTATCCCTTGGAAATGTGCTCGCACTGTGAGTATTCGGATCATCTTTACTACAATATCTGTCTTCCTACCCCCATAGGCcttaatttttcatttcactTGCTGTAGTTTTGTACTATGATTTTCTAAGGCTTCTGTTCCTTGCTTATCTCCAgtcttaagataagatcactttattggccatatacagtttcttgtattagaaatttgtctttttgcataccccagcttgctctccatgagacacgcagacagggagagaagcctggggtcagagtgcagggtcagccatttatatggcactccttgagcagttggggttaaaggccttgctcaggggcccaatggagtagaattcctctgctggcctcggggatatgaaccggcaacctctcagccacaggtgcagatccttagccacacaTCCACTGCCCCTACATTTATATCTTATGTATATCTTAGCCATACATTTGATGTGATCTGTGGTTCTGTGTGTCACAACAGTGATACTTATGTGGAAGAAATGTCTATTCTTGCCCATATACCATTTTGATAATCTAAACTGAAGTTCTAATGAAATGCTTCAGCCATTAAGTGCCAGACTTCCCCACAGAGCAGTTGCTTACAGTCTGGCTTTGAGCACATTTCTCTTGATTACCTTTAAAGGAGTTCAGTGCACATGCTAAAAAACAGCgctatggccaaaaacattatcacgataaacattttcatatcagtcgatattGATAAATATCACGATAAatgcaaatcattatttctttaaagtttaaagggagattttttctcctgggtgaaagttgaagaaaccagacagttaattggaaaattaaacaactctttattttaagaagacgataaacacttgccaaacagcagaaacattaaacaaatctgaggtagagagtattcaagtcttttttatgtcaaaatatgcatgagtaaaatttacaaaataaatatcttaatagaaaaattaaatactgcagtgtgataaaacacacatagaagatggctcagacagactgcaaagtttaaagtgctttgttttatgtctgatcgtaaaaagccaaaatagCTCCAAATTACCCAagttgaatgaccttttctgtcactacatttgcttcagtgttgctcatttctccactctaaCTACAATCCTGTCAGCCACCGCCGTGTGAGTAAACAGCACCACGTTAGACCACATTAGGTCTGCAACACGCACCCGCACTCACGCAGTATTTTGTGCGTATGCGCATATCACGCGCATATCCAacttatacagctgggtggatTGGAGTAACTCTGGCAACATACCTCATCTAAAGGAACAACAGTGTTTCTGCagcagggactcaaacccacaacctgTCATGAGTCCAGTAACCCAGTAGATTGccgtttaaaaaaagaaggtaGCAGATTACCCCAAAAAATGTTATCAAGGAATTCATCACAGGCCTTAATGCACCTTATTAGTGTGCAGGAAAGTTCCAAGCCTTTTGTTGGATAGTGGGAACTTGGGTCCCATGTATGTTGAGGGCAATCTCTCTGGTTTCCCAGACTGACAAATTTCTGTGGGAGGTTCAACATACAATATTTCCAGATGAACACAAATGTTGATCCAGGacagcatttgttttttcttagagTGCTTtcataaatcatttaaaataagtgGTGATGGGAGGAATTAGCTACATGAGCTAAATTGCTGTTAAAGTCCAGGTTTTGTACTACGAGTATGTTTTTAGTTGTGATATTCCATGTTAATTGGTGTCCTTTGGTTGTCTGTTTAGAAGGGTTGCAGGCTCAGTGTCACTTCACTCATTTGCAGCTTTACTATATATATGTGTTATTTACCAGATTGGTAGGATATACTAAACAAGATAgtcttatatagtgcttttgtcAGGTATTCTTGCTGTTCTTAATTAACTTGGCTTCAGAATCATAGTCACAGTCAGGGTGACTGATTCACACTTTGAAAGGGACAGCATCCAATAATttcattagttttatttttgattacttgtgaatttatttagaaataaagtGACATAAgttgaaatctgaaaaaataaagttggaGTATGTAGCCGTGTTAGcatgctgcaaaggaacagttgatggtttgttccatgctgaaatgaaaaatgaacattttggctgtggggcATTCTTTAGGCTTCTTCACACaccttgtgtctcttttcttttcagcatggaataaacttgaCCTCTTCCTATGTACTTGATATGTAACATTAAGAAAACAAGTTAAGTGATCTTACCGTATTAATACTTGATTAAATAATACGGCCAGCTACAGTTGTGCTGTATATGTCTGGCCTTTCATTCAGAAACAATGAAAGATGCTGTGGATGCTGAAGGACAGGAAATGAACAGGTGCTTGATCTCCCTCAGCTGCTGCACTACGGGTGTAGCTCAGGTGCAAGCTGGGACATTTCAGCTCCCGTTCTCCTCCCTCTCGCAAGCAGCTGTTGTTCCAATCAAGAAGAGAGGTGACATGAAATCAATCAGCCTACTTGCCACACTCCTTAAAAGAGAGATTGGCAATAAAGAGATGGCAATTTAAAGACTAAATGAAGTATATTTTCTCTTAAGTATAGGGTTAGAATCACAAACCATGTTGGTGAATTTAGTGTATTTCCAACTCTTCTAATTTAAAGACGATTAGGAACATATTTTTACCTAATGTTCTCTTAAAGCAGTGTAATCTGTTTCACACtaccaataaatatttttgactTTAGAATGAAGAATAGGTGTTAATTGTTTGAAATCTGATGGTGTTTTTGAAAGATTCAACTTTCAAAGCTAGGCATTGCAGAGAAAAGCAGCTAGTATATTAAAGAAAtgattaattacattatttcttCTACTGAATACACAATAGACAGTCTTAGCCTTAATAGAGCACCCTTTCCTTATTACGCCTCAATAAAACCATTTTGATTTATATTGTactttttaccttttttaaaagaatattgaAAACATACTGGCTCGAAATTTGTTTCAACTTGATGTTTACAGCTGGAATTAGAGCAGAAAACATATCATTAAGCAAAATGCCCTCATGTTCTCTGGCACCCTTTAATAATCTGGTCATTGGTCCGGTAGTATGTGATTTCATGAAGGTATGCAGAGACAAATTAGCCTAGCTGTTAAACTGGCTCCAACTCTTTCTGTACCAACTGATGCCTAAAAGTGTCACTGGCTGTCTGCAGGTTCCTAAAATAACCTGTATCAGTTAGCTGGGTTTCCTTGTTGCTAGGGGTTTCCCTAGGTGGGGGGAGGGGTTGGGGGTTGGGGGGATTTCTCCACATCTTGTGCTATAAATACTGCTGCTCTATATTAAGCAATTTATCATAGACACCAATTcctctttatattttttcttgtaCCTTCCTTCAGTTTTGGAGTTTAGTCATGCCTTTGATAAATGAATGGAATGTAAATGAATATGCTACAGTTATTAAGAACAATTTTATTAATGCATGGTGGCCAGAATCCTCTTTCCAACCTCAGCACTTTTGCACTTCCTGATTTGTGAGTTGGTGTTGAGGTTTATACATGGAGCCAGAGATCCAATTAGAGAGAGTTTTAACAGTAAAAGCAGCATCAATAATAGATACTGCATTCTCTggtcttttttttacataaaaaacaattaccgTCTTCATTTGTAAATTCATTTATCATGGTTATGTGGCTGCCGGTACAGAAAGCAGGTCAGCTGCTTTATTGAAACTGTGGATATGCTGTAAACAATCTGGTTCTAAAATTGTTTGgttgttttatatgtattttaaaaaccaaCTCCTTTATTTATTGCTTTAGATTAACTGTTATGATATTCATATAAGGTataaatgtgctgttactgagaCTGTTTGCTGGGATTGATTTAGagtgttttaatgttatttgtCAACCCACACAGTCTGCAAGTTAATATAACAAGGTTATACCAAGTGTAAGGGCACGTTACTTCAACCTTCATTGGTGTAGTCTCAGGACTGTGTAGTCAGTATAAACAGAGGGATAACAAAGGCATACATTAATGACATTAAATGGCAGATCAGatggaaaaacataaaaaggtaGCTTTAAATGATCTGACAGCCAGAATTGAAAGCCTATAACAATGTgcctgatttaatttattctaacATGAAAGAACATGCAGCATCTATGTGCTGCATTTTACTACCCCATGAATATGGGCATATTATGTTCTTCTTTTGCATATTATTGCTTTCACAAAGGATTTCACTGGCATGCTCATATTGTTGGATATATGTGCATGTCTATAGGAACATGTGGGGTGGTATGAAAAGCCTTGCTAATATTAGTCTTTTGTGTCCATATGATCTGAGCTGAGGCTCTTCTTTGCTGCAGGGTTCCTCCTGTGTGCTTGTTTGCCCTTTTTATGTGGTTACTCAGTGACTGTAAAAgttgaaatatttcattattttcctgCATACATGTAACCTCAAGACACCCAGAACcctgtattttttaatcttttatgaaTCTGTTTATCTTTATTCCTTGATTTGAGTTATTTGAACTGTGTAGTTATATTTTGTCAGCTTTGGGTGAGCTTTGTAGATCTAGATTTTTGGTACAAAAAAGCAGTCAGGCTAATCTTTGTGTTTTGCAGTTTAAACTTGGCTCATGAGCTACTCCGATGCTGCTGTTAACAGTTTATTCAGTTAATTTACCTTTTATAACAAATTGTAAAAGGTTTAATTTATTAAAGAGCATCTACGAAAGCACAactaatatatttatatctgtATAAAAGTAATCACATTTGTGAAAAGGTTATATTGAACTTTTGGGACATTAAAACATGCCTTTACACGTGGCTGTTTGTACTTCAGTTTAAAATGGTTTAGAAATTGTTACCAAGTAATTGTACTACTTTTTATTGAAAGTAAAATTcagtttgttctgtctgccttCTTCTGGAAATCAGTCATTTTGCCCCCGGCTAGGAAATCTTGATTACAAGGAACTTTTTTGTTTACAACCTAAGAACCACACCTAAATCTTTGGTGAATATGTATTAGCATGCTTAGGTTATCATGCCTGGATAGTATGTATAGAAAGTGTTCTTTGTAGGCAAGGTAGGAATTCATTGGATTTGTGCTCAAGAAAATACTTCTCCTTTATTAGAAAACTACTTGTTTACCCAGTGGAACCTCTAGTGGTGCAGAGATGCAATAGCAATGATAAGtcaatacagtactttaatttgTAGGCTGAGCTTTCCTCTTCTGTGCCTTGGTAACTCCACACCTGCTGGTTCAGACTTAACTGGACTAATTCATTGCTTAATTGGTACCTATTCAAAGTTGtcattaatttaatattgatcatTTTTACGTGGTttggaaaatataattaaaaggaAACCTTGCAACATGAAGAGCTGAAAACAAGTCAATAAATATAAGATCGTTAAACAGTTTTCATTATAGAGCTGAGAACTCTGAAACAAATCTGCATGTGGAGGCCTAGAGGACTGCATTTTCATCAGATATAAATGGTAGattaaattcagttttattgttgGATTGTTTTATGAGAATATTCTTCATTCTCTCTGTGTATGTAGCTAggccatatatttttttaaatgtttactgATCACATTGCATTCTTCAATAAACAGACCTTTTCACATTATAGAATCAATATAGAATCACAATATGGTAAGATTTCTTTGCCATTGATCATCACAAAacattctataatgtcaaagtgaaaacaaaatttggCAGATTCTCTtgagttataaatataaaacagaaaataagtgattgcataagtattcaccccctttacTATAACACACCTACATCGGCTCTGGTGCAACCAAATATCTTTAAAAGTCACAACATATGTTAAATAGAGTCCATCTGTGTGCAACTAGGGGGTTTCACATGAGTTCAGGGTAAAACTAGGTCATGAAGACAAAGGaacttttaaagtaaatttgGAATAGGGTATACTTTGTATACTTTCTAAACATACTTCTGAAACATTGTATATCAGTTTTCTTTAATATCATAGCATCCTGTTTGTCAGGCTCCAGCAAGTTTACTGTTCCTACACCTTTGGCCACTCTGATTtcatagttttgtatttatgtactgtacctatatatattatctgttttttttttaatatttcactgTCAGTTTCATTCTTGCTTGCCTTacaaggttttttttccccacttaaaATCTTGTTACATATCTGTGAATCAGAGCTTTTTTAGCAGACCATTAACTAATTGATTTTATGAATCCCAGTTCTAAATTAATAGCATTTTACAGATAACCCATGCTTTGTTCCTTAAAATTGTTACATTGTCATGTTGTATAACATAATACATAATTTTTGCCACATTTACAAGAGTGGGGCTGAGCGATAAAACAAGATACCAAGATAAAGGCAGCCAACCTTGTGAATGCTACTGCAGCCTTAACACAGCTGGGTCTTTTCTCGAAAAGTCAAGTCATGACAAATGAAACAGTCCTAATAAGATGGCATACAAGACCAGCAgaggctacagtatgtactttagAAAAATGGGGGAGAGGGGTCTAGATATAGAAGAGGAGGAAAGGTCAGGGACACTACAGGCAGCAGGAGGAGCTGGGTGACGCACAGTATGACTGAATACAAATGCAATTTGCTTGAATTGTTGAAAACTGATAATACTAGAAAGGCTATGTTACTTAAgtagcacatttaaaaaaattctttAGCTTGCAGATTGCCTGAACAAATTATTCATGCACAGGAGGCCCCTACACATTCTCTAAATGTGATGTGCTTTGTTAAGAGAACTGTAATCActtacattcattttttaaaaaaaaaaggattttcagGTGGTgacaaaaatatacagaaatctGCATCAAGGGCCCCCAGCAACAGCTCTGCTACTTGTTGAAGCGCTTAATCATTTGTTCGTTTTTGATTAGTCATCAAGTAGAAGCATTATTATATGCTTTCAATAGCACAGTAGAAAGATGAATTAAGCACACTGCCATTTATCTGTTCAACTAATAATATTCAGCATTCCGACACCCCATGCATTGTTCGGATCTCTCATGTGGCCTGTGTAAAGATTAATAGACATCAGTCTTTCAGGTGGACTGATTAGTGTTGCCAGGAGGGTCATGTGACTGGGTGAATGAGCTTAGTGTTAGTAACCCAGTATGTTATTTAAAGGCTTGCCATTAGTATTGTGCTAGAGAACTGCGTGTCGAGATCATCATGGCCGGTACAAACAAGAAACTGGGTAAGCTACTGCCTGTGTGGCAGGTCTTTACTAAATACAGTGAGTAAACCAAGAAAAATGTGATGGTAAAGATGTAaaggtgctgtttttttattttaacaccaGCGTTACTGATTGTAAGTGGAGGTATTGCTTGTGAAGAAACAAGCTGCAGTCTGTGAGCCTGTGCGATCATCATGTTTTTGAACCTGTCCATTAACTTatttttcctctctttctctctcctctgttCCAGTTGATGCTGATGAGATTAAAAGGCTAGGAAAGCGATTTAAGAAACTCGACCTAGATAACTCTGGCTCTTTGAGTGTAGAAGAGTTTATGTCCTTGCCAGAATTACAACAGAATCCCTTAGTACAACGAGTTATTGATATATTTGACACCGATGGGAATGGTGAAGTTGACTTTAAAGGTAAGACTGAACTCTACAGCGCATTTAAATTCTTAACGATCTCTTACTGTAGTTGGCATTTCACAGTTGTCATTCACAAAGCTTTCATCTGGTTTCCTGCCATTTTCTAAACCTTCCATTTAAGgggttttaataaaacatgagCAAACAGACTTGTAACTCATTTGAGATCCAGCTTCTTCAAATTGATGTGATGTGTTGTCCTATTAATGCATTAATAAGTCACAGTAGGCATATGCTGAAAAATGTTTACCTTCAGAATGAGAGATTtttataaatgattaaatctagttttataaaaaaatgcagCTTCAAATCACTGTTGGAAGCCCAACATCCTTGACTGCTGTATTCACATTTGTAAATGGGTTGTGGCACTAATCGTAGGGATTACCCCAGAAATGGCTGTAAAAGAATAATAGAGATTGCCTGTATGTATATGAAATTAAACGCTGCacacttttttaacaaacactCACACCTTATTGCTTTCTGATCCTTATTGCCTTCTTTGTCTAGTCTATAGATCAGGTCATGCAAGTTTTTTAGGTAGCATAGACGTTTTGcaataataaaacaacaaaatgcatGTATGCATGCATTGTTCTTTACCTCAGGCATTGAGGTAACTTAAATttgtatattaaattaatatcggatgtgtatttttttttgtttctagtttatttttgtaattggtCTGTCTTAGCTTTTACAGATTTTACAACATCGTCATAATTAACTAAAgggtttttaaagttttaaaaaatattttacctcTGGTTGGAAAACAAATTCTGGCTTGCTCATGTGAGACAAACCTTATCAGCTAACTTTAGTGAATGGACAACCATTGCTTTCACAGTTTAAAACTCGAATGGTATTCTGCTTTACACTCTCTGcatgaaattgaataaaaataaacacattttatgctTATGGAaaattttcttctgtagtagcTGTATAAATACTTCATCTTTCCTAAATCTttaacctcccactgcccttatgATTTTTACTGTGAAACAGGTTGCCCTGTCTGTCAGTTGTGTGTTTAGATCTTTCTCAGCTTCATTAAATGGAGACTTAACAATAACTAAACCCTAATAAAGGTAAGCCATTTGAAAGATGCCATCTTAACTCTTTTTGACTGCCCTCTCATTCAGGTCTAAGACCATAAGTTGAAACTAGTAAGAATCTAAATAAGTGAGACTATAAGACTTTCTTATTTACATAAATGCTTGTAAAATCTTCAATTTAAGTATATCTatgttttaaaggtttttaacttttattgttTAGGAATGATCTATTAGTTCAACTGGGAAAATGTTTGTTCTGTGGAGAAATCCATTgactaaaaaaacacaataactatattgttttttgttctataGAGTTTATAGAAGGTGTTTCACAGTTCAGTGTCAAAGGTGACAAGGAACAGAAACTGAGGTGTAAGTATAGTGATGTTTGTGATATATGTTTAACACTATTGCCTTTCATAGCCTGATAGGATGTGTTTATATTTTAGTTGGGTACAAAACACAGTACATGGCATGCAACATTTTTAAAGGATGAGCACTTTGAAATGATAATGATAAGTTTGTGATAGTGCTGTTAAGCCTGAATGATGTCTCAACATGTTCTAGAGGCGTTTCTAAAGTCTTGGGGGTTTATTTTCAGATtcctgttacatttttttttacttaaacatTTGGCTAAAATTCTACATTTACTTTGAAGACgagcacttaaaagatttttaaaagctttactTTACTGTCAGGAACCTCAAGATACTATCACTGTATCTGCAGtatataattacagtatttaaccTTTCTCCTGACAATAGCTTTGTGTGTAAAACATGAGGAAGGTATGATCAGTATGTTCTGTAGCATATTCTCTGTGCACGTGTTCCGggcattgtttttttccccaattttcCCATTCCCATTGTTTCTCCACCTCTTCATAGTTGCCTTTCGTATCTATGACATGGACAAAGATGGTTTCATCTCCAATGGTGAGCTCTTCCAAGTGCTAAAGATGATGGTAGGAAACAACCTCAAGGACACTCAGCTTCAGCAGATAGTTGATAAAACCATTATTAATGCAGACAAGGATGGAGACGGAAGAATATCCTTTGAAGAATTTTGTGCAGTAAGTTTGTCTAAAACATTCTGCTTGTTTATCTTCTTTCAGTTTACCTAGGCAGATGGGAACACATCTTTGTAGATTTCTTCAGAAACTTTAATTACAGCCTTTTTCTGTAATATGTAATTGACTTGTTTTTGACTTGTGTCTTTAGCTTATCTAGACCAAAATCAAATTGCTTTGCAGTCAAAAGAAGAAACCAATTTAAATTGGTTTGAATGGGAAGCTACAAAGAAGGGAGATAATTCCACCGTGAAAAGTAGAAAGTAATAACTCCTAAAGACACTTaaccagaaatgtttttttctacttttcaacATTAACAACTATAAATTGTTGAAAAGAGATGTGATTCCTCAATAGTGCATTATTGCTGCTGCACTGATGTAGGACAGAGCCATGTTTACAGCAAGGCTGCTGGATTACTTACAAGTCCAAGAACATTAAATATCCTGTTTTGTGTCCCTTCAGGTTGTAGGCGGCTTAGACATACACAAAAAGATGGTAGTGGATGTGTGACTTGTCACTCATCTCCACGCAACACTTCTGCT from Lepisosteus oculatus isolate fLepOcu1 chromosome 17, fLepOcu1.hap2, whole genome shotgun sequence encodes:
- the LOC102695292 gene encoding calcineurin subunit B type 1 isoform X2, producing the protein MAGTNKKLVDADEIKRLGKRFKKLDLDNSGSLSVEEFMSLPELQQNPLVQRVIDIFDTDGNGEVDFKEFIEGVSQFSVKGDKEQKLRFAFRIYDMDKDGFISNGELFQVLKMMVGNNLKDTQLQQIVDKTIINADKDGDGRISFEEFCAVVGGLDIHKKMVVDV
- the LOC102695292 gene encoding calcineurin subunit B type 1 isoform X1, whose translation is MGNEASYPLEMCSHFDADEIKRLGKRFKKLDLDNSGSLSVEEFMSLPELQQNPLVQRVIDIFDTDGNGEVDFKEFIEGVSQFSVKGDKEQKLRFAFRIYDMDKDGFISNGELFQVLKMMVGNNLKDTQLQQIVDKTIINADKDGDGRISFEEFCAVVGGLDIHKKMVVDV